The Oncorhynchus tshawytscha isolate Ot180627B linkage group LG05, Otsh_v2.0, whole genome shotgun sequence genome includes a window with the following:
- the use1 gene encoding vesicle transport protein USE1 — translation MASSRLEINFIRLLSRCESIASEKRVETEWRLEKYVGALEEMLVALRKSPSKPTVEVMTDYTRKVDFLKGLLEAEKLSGTEKALANQFLAPGRTPTIANERMPASKTVHMQTKARCTGEMRNELLGTGLSNKGNLETDLRNRRGLVLDERQSAAELDAVLQHHHNLQEKLAEDMLNLARNLKNNTLVAQNIIKQDNQTLTQSMRQADTNFEKLKVESERLEQHTKKSVNWTLWLMLILVSFTFISMILFIRIFPKLR, via the exons ATGGCTTCGTCTAGATTAGAAATAAATTTTATCCGATTATTGTCCCGCTGCGAATCTATAGCTTCAGAGAAGCGAGTGGAAACGGAATGGAGGTTGGAAAAG TATGTTGGTGCTCTTGAAGAGATGTTGGTGGCTTTGAGGAAAAGTCCAAG CAAACCCACAGTAGAGGTGATGACAGACTACACACGGAAGGTGGACTTCTTGAAAGGACTTCTAGAAGCAGAGAAACTG TCGGGGACAGAGAAAGCCCTGGCCAATCAGTTCCTAGCTCCTGGACGCACCCCCACCATAGCCAATGAGAGGATGCCGGCCAGTAAGACAGTTCACATGCAGACCAAAGCCCGGTGCACAGGGGAGATGAGGAACGAGCTGTTAGGCACT GGTCTGTCGAACAAAG GAAACTTGGAAACAGACTTGAGAAACAGAAG GGGTTTGGTTCTGGATGAACGGCAGTCAGCAGCCGAGCTGGATGCAGTGTTGCAGCACCATCACAACCTACAGGAAAAGTTGGCTGAAGACATGCTGAACCTGGCGCGCAACCTGAAGAACAACACGCTGGTGGCCCAGAACATTATCAAACAGGACAACCAG aCCCTGACCCAGTCTATGCGTCAGGCAGACACCAACTTCGAGAAACTGAAGGTTGAGTCGGAGCGTTTGGAACAGCACACCAAGAAGTCTGTCAACTGGACCCTGTGGCTCATGCTCATCCTGGTCTCCTTCACATTCATCAGTATGATCCTCTTCATCAGGATCTTCCCCAAgctcagatga